A segment of the Romeriopsis navalis LEGE 11480 genome:
TCATCGGGCTCCAAAATTTTCTTCGGCTGCCGCAAATCAATGCATGCTGTGTCTTACCGCTGTATCACGTCAGTGGGCTGATGCAAGCCATTCGGGCATTGATTACGGGCGGGACAATCGCCACATATAATTGGCCAGCGCTCAAAGCCGGTAGCCTCCCAGCCATTAACACGTCGGATTACGTCTTATCGCTGGTCCCCACACAACTGACACAATTATTGGAGGCCAGTGCAACAAAACCGCAAATTTTAGATTTTCTCCAGCCAATGCAGGCCATTTTCCTCGGGGGGGCACCCGCTTGGCCCAGTCTGCTCGAGCGCGCCCGCCACCTAAAACTGCCCATTGCCCCCACCTACGGGATGACCGAAACCCTGGGCCAAATTGCCACACTCAAACCAGAGGAATTTCTCGCGGGCCAAACTGGCTGTGGGCAACTGCTGCCCCATGCCAATATCACGATTCAAGCCGAGCATGGTGCAAAACCGGGCACGATCGGACAGCTAAAGATTCAAGCCGACTCCCAAATGCGCGGCTACTTTCCAGTGACATCACAACCAAGCCACGCCAACGCCTTCTACCCCGACGACCTCGGCTATTTTGATACCCATGGGTACCTCCACATCGTGGGCCGCAACAGTGACAAAATCATCAGCGGCGGCGAGAATATTTTTCCAGCGGAAATTGAAGCCGCAATTCGAGCCACAGCAGCAGTCACAGATACCTACGTGCTTGGTCTACCCGACGAGCGTTGGGGCGAAATTGTCACCGCAATCATTGTACCTACGACGCCAACATCCAATCCGGCACCGCTAATCAACCGATTAAAAACCGCATTAAGCACCCAACTGAGCCAGCACAAACAGCCCAAGCACTGGCTGATTGTCGATCATCTCCCCCGCCAGCCCAATGGCAAACTCACAAAAACTACGATTGAATCATGGCTCACGGATGCAGCACTAGAGAGATAAGCTATACTACACATGTAACACGTCAATCAATTCCCTGCGGAGGAACCAAGCCATGCCGACTCTGACTCGCACATCAACCACTGACATGGAAGTCACGAGCATTCGCTTGGAAAAAGAACTTAAGGAAAAACTCAAAGAATTATCCACTAACCAGGGCTACCAAGCCTTGATTCGCGATATTTTGTGGACCTACGTTAACCAACGCTCAAAGGAACCGTTGATTTCCGTCGATGGCACCGAAATTCGGGCCCGTTTAGACGCGATCGCCCAACAAGACGAGCGCTGTTCCCTCACGGGTAAAGCAATTAAAACCGGCGACCCGATGTATTTAGGCTTAACAACCACCGGCAGTTTAGTTCCCCTCAGTACAAGCAGTCTGGCCTAATCCCGCAACTGTGGCAGAATTTCCTAGACCACGCAGAATACACCTGCTCATTGCGCCCACTCACGATCAGTAGAGCGCTCTGATGCAGCCCCCCTCTAACTCGCAAAATCATCTCAAACTAACGCGCCAGGCACACCGACTTTTTGCTATATTAAATAAATGCTGGCAAAAGCTAGTAGGCTCGATGCGCGGATGTGGCGGAATTGGTAGACGCGCTAGATTTAGGTTCTAGTTTTTTCGGAAGTGAAGGTTCAAGTCCTTTCATCCGCATTGTTTGTAAAAAGGCCGACTGTAGATTTACAGTCGGCCTTTTTATTGCGAATTGCCGAGGGCGGCGACAGACTGACTTCCCACCCATCTCGTCACAATTTACAGCACTGTCTTTTGGGGGCCATACAACCAACGCCAGAGCGGATGACCTTGTCCCTGCTGTTTAATTCTCAGCAACTGTTGATGCAAACGCTCCTGCTCCTCGGGGGCACGACCAAACAAAATATTGCGACTTTGCCACAACAAGACGCTGAGCGTCATCAACGTACAAGTCATTAAACCGATCGCACTTAATTTATTGAGTAGCAGCGTATAGCGCAAAGCCGACCAAGTGAAATGTTGCCACATTAACCACAAATGAAACCGCACGCCCCAAAGACTTAAACTGCCGATCGTTAACCACAAGCCCGCTACCACCGACCAACGGGCTAACACCGTCAATTGGTATAACCGCTCGATGTCGGCTTGGAAATCGGGCGCCAACGCCTCCGGTGGAACTTGCGGATTCGGCTCAGCCATTTTAGGGATTCTCAGTCGCCACAACCGGCGCTGCAGGGGCAATCGCATTGCCAGTCTTCTCACGCCACAACGCTAACAGCGAACTCGCGACAAAAATACTGGAATAGGCGCCGGCTAAAAAGCCAATAATCAAGGCCAACGAGAAGAATTTCAGTGTCTCACCCCCAAATAGGAAGATCGCCACCAATGACAATAATGTCGTCAATGTCGTGTTGATCGATCGCGTCAAGGTCTGGTTCACCGCATCATCAACGATATCGTTAATATGACTGCCGGGATTCAACTTGATTGTCTCGCGCACACGGTCGTAGATCACGACCGTATCGTTGACCGAGAAGCCAACGATCGTCAGCAAAGCCACAATAAAGAGGCTATCCACTTCAACCTGTAGCACCAGACCCAAAATCGCAAACACCCCCATCGTCAACAAAATGTCGTGCAGCATTGCGACGATCGCAAACACGGCATAATCGCGATCAAAGCGCAGCGCCAGATAGGCCATAATTCCCACGCAAGCCGTGAGAAAGGCAATTAAACCCGTCCGAAACAGCTGTTTACCCAAAGTTGGGCCAACCGTATCAATTTGATCAACTTTGAAGGCCCCCAATTTTTCAGTTAAGGCAGCTTGGAGCTTGAAACTCTGATCCGCACCCAGATCTTTTGTGCGGATGACCAAACCGGGTGGTGTGCTATCCGCCGGATTATCCCGCTTTTGCTGTTCAATTTTTTGGACACTGCTACCGGATAAATCTTGGCTGACTAAGATCTGCCGTACCGCATCTAAATCAACCGGCTTATCACAATCCGTTTGATCACAGTCAAACGCGAGTTGAATCCGCGTACCACCCACAAAATCGAGACTGGGACGAAGCGGTGAGCCAATCTGACTCCACGAAACCGCCATCGCCGCAATACCCGCCAAGAGACCAATCAGCGAGATGCCCCACCACAGTTTGCGTTGTTTAACAATGTTGAGTTTCATAATCTACGCAGTCTCCACGGATTTATCTTGAGCCGCCAAACCCGGTGCAAATAGTTCGGGACGACGCAGGGACGGCTGAGTCAATACATACAACAAGAGGGTTCGACTACAGGTCAGAGCCGTAAACATACTCACCACGACGCCGATCGCCAACGTCAGGGCAAAGCCTTTAACCAAACCGGCCCCCAGGAAAAACAGCGCAGCACAGGCAATTAATGTCGTCACGTTGCCGTCCAAAATACTGGAGAAGGCCCGGAAAAAGCCCGATTCCACCGACCGATACAAACTCTTACCGGCCCGTAATTCCTCACGGGTGCGCTCAAAAATCAAGACGTTAGCATCCACCGCCATCCCAATACTCAAGATGAAACCCGCAATCCCTGGTAACGTCAGCGTTACACCAAAGATATTAAATAGGGCCAAGGTCAGCATCGTATAGACCGCCAGCGAAATCGCCGCGATGATCCCGGGCAATCGGTAATAAACCACCATAAACACAAAGACCAAGAACAGGCCTGCGAGCCCGGCATAAAGACTGCGGTTGATACTATCTTGTCCCAAGCTGGCACTGACTGCGCGCTTCTCGACGATCGAGATGGGCACGGGCAACGAACCACCTTTAAGCTGTACCCCTAACTCTGTTGCTGACTTTGCATCAAAGCTACCCGTAATCGTGGCACCACCACCTTGAATCCCAGTTTGAGCATGCTCTGGCCCGACAACTGGCGCACTGATCAACACATCATCGAGAAAAATGCCAATCGAGCGTCCGGTACCGGCAAGACGCTTCGTCAACTCAGCGAACTTATCGCCACCTTCCGAGTCAAACCGAATCGCCACGCTCCATGCCCCAGTGCCTTGGTTATCGGCAAACGCATCTTTGAGATTTTTACCGGTGAGGCCCACATCATCAAAGAGCTTATCGATTGCTTCGGCACTACGCTTGATCGAAGCTTTATTTGCCGTAATTGCTGCTTCATCGCCACTATCGCGCAATTCCAATTGTTTGGCTTGCAACTCGCGCAGAACCGACCCCTCGATCGGCAATTGTTGCTCCGTCCCTTGACGCTGCTCTTTGAAGTCTAACTGGGCCGTTCCACCCAGCACCCGCTCGGCTTGGTCCGGATCATCAACCCCTGGCAACTGCACAACGATTTGATCCTGCCCAGCCGTCTGGACGACGGCTTCCGCCACCCCCAAACCGTTGACCCGATTTTCAATCACCTTTTGCACGGCTTCGAGATCCCGTTCGGTGATTGTCTTAATTTCTTCTGAAGGGCTGACCTGAATCGTCAACTGTGCACCACCGCGCAAATCGAGCCCGAGTTTCGTCGGCACTTGCGTCAGCGTATAGACCGAGGCCGCAACCAGCGCCACGATCAGCATCAATAACCAGCGTTGTCTACCCATGTTGCCTTGCGGGAGTTTTTCGTTATAACCAACCGATATGATACCCCTTGGCTGCGGTCATGGGGCAGATTGCTCCGTGATTCAGCCCAGTCATTACTGTCAACATGGTGGAATTTCTTAAAATATCCTATTCATCTTGTCGGACTGATTCATGGAGCACGCTAGCCTGAAGGCATTACGTCATAAAGTACCCATTCATTCCAATCGTCACCGCTATTAATTAGCTGGAAGGCTTGATGTTCGATCGATTTTTAATTAACCAACGGATCTGGATTTTACTGCTTACCCTGATGCTGTTCCTCAGTCATGCGGTGGCCCATGCCAGTCACCAAGCATCTGCCTGGGTGCACGGAATCGTGATCCTCGTCGGGCTAGGTTTCACACTGTACAACGCCCTGTTCATCACCAACTGGCATCATCTCTGCGAACGCCTGGTCAATAAAATTCAAAAGTGGCGATCACGCCGCCTCCTAACAGCCCTACCGCGCAAAAAAGTGTGGTATCAGCAAAAACTGATCAGTTTTATCGGCTTGGTCATTGGACTACTTGTCTCTTTAGTCGCCTTCCTCGGATTGGTCATGCAAACTTCAGCTTAGCGATGCGGATGCGACGCCTAACGCCAAAGAACGCCGCTGGGACTATGTCCCAGCGGCGTTCTTGAGTCTAGATTAATTTAGCGCACCAATTGGCTTAAACCTGATTCGCCATTAAATCTTTCACCGCAGTGACAATTTGTTCGGGCTGAACGATCGTCAGCCGCTCGAGGTTGCCATTGTAAGGCGTTGGAATATCCTGGGAAGCTAACCGAACCACTGGCGCGTCCAGTTCATCGAACATTTGGTCATTGATTGAGGCAATGATTTCCGCCCCAATACTACTGGTCCGCATTCCTTCCTCAACAATAATCACCTTGTGAGTCTTCCGAATCGAAGCACCGATCGTCTCAAAGTCTAAAGGCTTCAAAGAAATCAGATCAATCACTTCTGGATCGTAACCTTCTGGCTCCAAGGTCTTCAGCGCTTGCATCACGTGGTAACGCATACGGGAATAGGTCAGAATCGTGACATCCTTCCCTTCCCGCACAACTTCGGCTTTATCCAGGGCACAGGTATAGTCACCTTCCGGCAACTTTTCCTTCAAGTTATAAAGCAACACATGCTCAAAGAACAAAACGGGATTATCATCGCGAATCGCCGCCTTCAGTAAGCCCTTGGCATTACGGGGGGTGGAACAAGCCACAATTTTCAGACCCGGGACCGCTTGAAAGTAGGTTTCCAACCGCTGGGAGTGCTCCGCCCCCAAATGGCTCCCAACACCACCCGGGCCACGAATAACCATGGGAATTTTGTAATTACCGCCAGAAGTGTAGCGCAACATGCCGGCATTATTGGCAATTTGGTTGAAGGCCAGCAGCAGAAACCCCATGTTCATGCCTTCGATAATCGGACGCAGGCCCGTCATCGCAGCACCAACAGCCATCCCGGTAAAACTATTTTCAGCGATCGGCGTATCGAGCAGCCTCAACTCGCCATACTTCTCGTACAAACCCTTGGTCACTTTATAAGAACCGCCATATTGCCCCACATCTTCGCCCATAACTAGGACGGTGGGATCCGCACCCATCTCTTCATCGATCGCTTCGCGCAGGGCATTAAAGAACAGCGTTTCTGCCATGACTTCCTCTAAAGTGCTTAAGTCAGCTTCCTATTCTATAGGAATGGGGTACGCCTTTCGAGCAATCGCCTCAGATCATTGACCTTGATCCAGCAATAATCAGCACCAAAAAGTAAAGGCTTTCTACCGAACTATGCGGTAGAAAGCCGATCTACTACTCAATCATTCAACAGTGCAATTCAGGTATTGGCAGATGGGAGAACCATGCCACATTCGGACCAAATTAACCAAGGTTAAACTAGGCGACGCTAGAACTTCAAACCAACACCACCACCAACGGCCAAGGCACCCCGGCCAGTGTCGTAACCCCGTAGACCATACTTCGCATCGCCATAAACGACGACGCCCTTAACCACTTCCGATTCCACACCCGCATTCAGGACAACGGAATTACGGTTACCCAGCGCACTAGTTTGGCCTTGATTTTGGACAAAGGAATAACCAGCACCAGCGTAGAGATTCGTCTTATCACTGAGTCCTTGGTCAAAGGTAACAGTCGGAACGATCGCACTATTTGTATTAGCAAATAACACACTACCACGCACAGAAACAGGCGTGTTTGGCAGTGCAACACGGGCAGTGATATTACCACCAAAAGTTCGTTCGCCATTCGGCAAACCACTTTCGATTACACCACCCGTTACACCACCACCAACATAGCTACCATCAAACCGAACGGGCGTAGCAGAAGCCGGTTGAACGGCCATCAAAGTAGCCAAACCAGCAAAAATTAGAGAAATTTTGAGAGAGAGTTTCATTGCAAACCTCAACTGAAGTGTTGAATTCATATTGATGTTTACTTAGTCGTTAACTCAATCAAAATGTTCCAGATATTTCGCAAGAAAAATCACTCCTTACACCACTATGCCAATCCCAAAACTGGCATACTTAAAGGTATAGCATCATCACAGCAGCAGTTTCTGAGCTGTTTTAAAAGCAATTTTCCGAGCTAATTTGCTGAGCCAAAAGTCTGATTTAGACAATATCTTTTGCGTCACCCACGGCAGCACATTTTATGTCAGCAAAATATATTTGTCCGATGCCCCGGTGAGCGGATTGCCCGCATTCAACCAGCGAAGCCAATCCGCTCACAAAGCCGACCTAGCGAAAGACCGCGCTCGGTATCCCAAAGTCGGCCACGGTACGATGCGCCACTACAGCCAATAAATCATCGTCCTGCGAAATCATTAGCCCCAGCGCGCTATCCGCGAAGACTAAGCTCGCAGGATTGGTAAATTTCAGACGGGTGGAACCCGCTTGGTAATTGACGATCGTGTCATACCCGTCGCCCACCGTCAGGACCACCGTAGCCTTACCCGCACCACCGAGCCAAATTTCATCAAAGCCACTACCACTATCGATGTAATCCAGGCCACCGTTGGCGTAGATTTGATCATTGCCTATCCCACCAATCATTTTTTCTGCCGCATCGGAACCAAAGATGCGGTGATTAGCAGCACCACCAATCAGGGTGTCATGGCCATCGTTGCCAAAGAGCGGGGCGGGGCGCTCACCCACCTGAAGTGTTGCAGGCTCACCAATGCCAAACTGATCCGGCGGCACATCCATCGGCAGTGGTAACGGCTGGATGAGCGGCGGGTCAACTGTCGCGACCAACCCATCCAGCACGGGTTCCAATAAACTCACAAGGGAAGCCGGGAAGCCGGACTCAGCCACCAACTGCCCCGCAAGATTGAGCGTCGTGGGTAAAACTAATCCTGGGGTCGGGGCGGCCAACGATCGGTCGACCACATCCGCAATTAACCGATGAATCGCGGTCGTCGGATGAAACCCATCCATAAAAGC
Coding sequences within it:
- the secD gene encoding protein translocase subunit SecD, giving the protein MGRQRWLLMLIVALVAASVYTLTQVPTKLGLDLRGGAQLTIQVSPSEEIKTITERDLEAVQKVIENRVNGLGVAEAVVQTAGQDQIVVQLPGVDDPDQAERVLGGTAQLDFKEQRQGTEQQLPIEGSVLRELQAKQLELRDSGDEAAITANKASIKRSAEAIDKLFDDVGLTGKNLKDAFADNQGTGAWSVAIRFDSEGGDKFAELTKRLAGTGRSIGIFLDDVLISAPVVGPEHAQTGIQGGGATITGSFDAKSATELGVQLKGGSLPVPISIVEKRAVSASLGQDSINRSLYAGLAGLFLVFVFMVVYYRLPGIIAAISLAVYTMLTLALFNIFGVTLTLPGIAGFILSIGMAVDANVLIFERTREELRAGKSLYRSVESGFFRAFSSILDGNVTTLIACAALFFLGAGLVKGFALTLAIGVVVSMFTALTCSRTLLLYVLTQPSLRRPELFAPGLAAQDKSVETA
- the secF gene encoding protein translocase subunit SecF, producing MKLNIVKQRKLWWGISLIGLLAGIAAMAVSWSQIGSPLRPSLDFVGGTRIQLAFDCDQTDCDKPVDLDAVRQILVSQDLSGSSVQKIEQQKRDNPADSTPPGLVIRTKDLGADQSFKLQAALTEKLGAFKVDQIDTVGPTLGKQLFRTGLIAFLTACVGIMAYLALRFDRDYAVFAIVAMLHDILLTMGVFAILGLVLQVEVDSLFIVALLTIVGFSVNDTVVIYDRVRETIKLNPGSHINDIVDDAVNQTLTRSINTTLTTLLSLVAIFLFGGETLKFFSLALIIGFLAGAYSSIFVASSLLALWREKTGNAIAPAAPVVATENP
- a CDS encoding AMP-binding protein; translated protein: MNAWDYLQNHTDQPWLWETPTKILKAVTQKYFRTLTQLDAGQTIILAERDPIKFLAFWVAAASTPHRLILANPDWQTSEWQQVYQFIQPDIIIGNAPRQITIAPLPKPIEQLPEQVILIPTGGTSGQIKFAIHTWETITAAVIGLQNFLRLPQINACCVLPLYHVSGLMQAIRALITGGTIATYNWPALKAGSLPAINTSDYVLSLVPTQLTQLLEASATKPQILDFLQPMQAIFLGGAPAWPSLLERARHLKLPIAPTYGMTETLGQIATLKPEEFLAGQTGCGQLLPHANITIQAEHGAKPGTIGQLKIQADSQMRGYFPVTSQPSHANAFYPDDLGYFDTHGYLHIVGRNSDKIISGGENIFPAEIEAAIRATAAVTDTYVLGLPDERWGEIVTAIIVPTTPTSNPAPLINRLKTALSTQLSQHKQPKHWLIVDHLPRQPNGKLTKTTIESWLTDAALER
- a CDS encoding pyruvate dehydrogenase complex E1 component subunit beta, which encodes MAETLFFNALREAIDEEMGADPTVLVMGEDVGQYGGSYKVTKGLYEKYGELRLLDTPIAENSFTGMAVGAAMTGLRPIIEGMNMGFLLLAFNQIANNAGMLRYTSGGNYKIPMVIRGPGGVGSHLGAEHSQRLETYFQAVPGLKIVACSTPRNAKGLLKAAIRDDNPVLFFEHVLLYNLKEKLPEGDYTCALDKAEVVREGKDVTILTYSRMRYHVMQALKTLEPEGYDPEVIDLISLKPLDFETIGASIRKTHKVIIVEEGMRTSSIGAEIIASINDQMFDELDAPVVRLASQDIPTPYNGNLERLTIVQPEQIVTAVKDLMANQV